The DNA sequence GATAATAATAAAATCGGCATGTTCGGAGGGACATTCAACCCCATCCATTACGGGCACCTCAGGGCTGCTGAAGAGGTGAGGGAAAGAATTGGCCTCGGAAAGATACTCTTCATCCCTTCAGG is a window from the Nitrospirota bacterium genome containing:
- a CDS encoding adenylyltransferase/cytidyltransferase family protein; amino-acid sequence: MIACWSSGGIVDNNKIGMFGGTFNPIHYGHLRAAEEVRERIGLGKILFIPSG